A region from the uncultured Draconibacterium sp. genome encodes:
- the cobA gene encoding uroporphyrinogen-III C-methyltransferase, whose product MGLSHLISIVGAGPGDPELLTMKAMKRLGSADLVLYDALLGAAILDCAKPGTELVYVGKLYKDGQDQTARQNEIHQQFLKAARQGKRVVRLKAGDPFIFGRGSEEARFCKEAGLCYEVVPGVTAALAGAARFEVPVTERGKNALALFYTGHRVNGSFSDIEAVVAVLQTGSPVMVYMGLNNLVKLAETLVTRGISVQTPVQLMSRIGQIDECFFSTNLGETAAFLQENSPPMPTVIVIGKHTNPVA is encoded by the coding sequence ATGGGCTTATCGCATTTGATATCAATTGTTGGGGCCGGGCCCGGCGATCCGGAGTTGCTGACCATGAAAGCGATGAAGCGATTAGGTTCGGCCGATTTGGTTTTGTATGATGCTTTGTTGGGAGCGGCTATTCTTGATTGTGCTAAACCCGGAACGGAGCTGGTTTATGTGGGCAAATTATACAAAGATGGCCAGGATCAGACAGCGCGACAAAACGAAATTCATCAGCAATTTTTAAAAGCCGCCAGGCAGGGCAAACGGGTGGTGCGATTAAAAGCCGGCGACCCTTTTATTTTTGGCCGCGGATCGGAAGAAGCACGATTTTGCAAGGAGGCCGGCTTGTGTTACGAGGTTGTTCCGGGCGTTACCGCAGCACTGGCGGGTGCTGCCCGTTTTGAAGTGCCGGTTACCGAACGCGGAAAAAATGCACTGGCCTTGTTTTATACGGGCCATCGTGTGAATGGTAGTTTTTCCGATATTGAAGCTGTTGTGGCTGTGTTACAAACCGGCTCGCCGGTAATGGTTTACATGGGCTTGAATAATCTGGTAAAGCTGGCCGAAACACTGGTGACACGCGGCATTAGTGTACAAACGCCGGTGCAACTGATGAGTAGGATTGGCCAGATAGATGAATGTTTTTTTTCCACCAACCTGGGTGAAACGGCAGCTTTTCTTCAGGAAAATAGCCCACCAATGCCCACCGTAATTGTAATCGGAAAACATACAAATCCCGTAGCATGA
- the hemC gene encoding hydroxymethylbilane synthase, with product MKQKITIATRGSRLALKQTEIVRSLLLKEFPQLSIEVLEVTTRGDIDQTTPLQAFGNTGVFVKGLEEKILLGEADIAVHSLKDVPSDAHPDLVLAAYPEREDVRDVLISRNNVHFSELKSGSVIGTSSPARRMQLQLLRPDLVFKNIRGNVDTRVEKVKNGNYDATILAAAGLKRLGYSIPQNSFFSLDEAVPSPGQGALVVQSHRQNTTILAMLEKINDPGVEKQVAAERKFMELIGGGCRYPLAAHAETDAGKVTFRAIAHKPGWSNIENVKIEIPVAKLMPGVEEFAKKIIDKNL from the coding sequence ATGAAACAGAAAATTACCATAGCAACCAGGGGGAGTCGCCTGGCTTTAAAACAAACCGAAATTGTTCGAAGTCTTCTGCTGAAAGAGTTTCCGCAGCTAAGCATTGAGGTACTTGAAGTTACCACTCGCGGCGATATTGACCAGACTACGCCGCTTCAGGCTTTCGGGAATACCGGTGTGTTTGTAAAGGGTTTAGAGGAAAAGATTTTGCTTGGCGAGGCAGACATTGCCGTGCATAGCCTCAAAGATGTACCTTCTGATGCGCATCCCGATTTGGTGTTAGCTGCCTATCCCGAGCGCGAAGATGTGCGCGATGTTTTGATTTCCCGCAATAACGTCCACTTCTCCGAACTGAAAAGCGGAAGTGTAATTGGCACAAGCAGTCCGGCACGCAGGATGCAGTTGCAGTTACTTCGCCCCGACCTGGTTTTTAAAAACATAAGAGGAAATGTTGATACACGTGTAGAAAAAGTGAAGAATGGCAATTACGATGCAACAATTTTGGCTGCTGCCGGATTGAAACGACTCGGCTATTCCATACCTCAAAACAGCTTTTTTTCACTGGATGAGGCCGTTCCTTCACCCGGACAGGGCGCGCTGGTGGTGCAGTCTCACCGGCAAAATACCACTATTTTGGCTATGCTCGAAAAAATAAATGACCCTGGCGTAGAAAAGCAGGTTGCTGCCGAACGAAAATTTATGGAGCTTATTGGTGGCGGCTGTCGTTATCCACTGGCGGCACACGCTGAAACGGATGCGGGCAAAGTTACCTTTCGTGCCATTGCGCATAAACCCGGTTGGAGCAATATCGAAAATGTTAAAATAGAAATTCCTGTGGCAAAGCTAATGCCCGGGGTCGAAGAATTCGCAAAAAAAATAATAGACAAAAACTTATAA
- the hemB gene encoding porphobilinogen synthase, with the protein MMNRPQFPTTRLRRLRYNAQIRELVAETNVSLNDLVMPLFVTFGENVKQEITSMPGQYRFSVNTLVEKCKLLYMKGIKSVLLFGIPEEKDEHGHLACAENSIVQKAIVALKKELPGLLIIADVCNCEYTTHGHCGTIVDGDVENDSTLKTLVAQSVSLAQAGADIIAPSDMMDGRVKVIREALDEAGFYKVPIMAYSAKFASGFYGPFRDAADSAPAFGNRSTYQMDIRNSNEALREIEQDIAEGADMVMVKPGLAYLDIVARVKENFNIPVVVYNVSGEYSMVKAAAQNGWIDEQRVVMESMISFKRAGADVILTYWAETIADILKE; encoded by the coding sequence ATGATGAATAGACCACAATTTCCAACAACTCGCCTGCGAAGATTAAGATACAATGCCCAGATCCGCGAGCTGGTAGCCGAAACTAATGTTTCTTTAAACGACCTGGTAATGCCGCTTTTTGTAACATTCGGAGAAAATGTAAAACAGGAAATTACCTCGATGCCGGGGCAATACCGTTTCTCGGTTAATACACTGGTTGAAAAATGTAAACTGCTGTATATGAAAGGGATAAAATCTGTTTTGCTTTTCGGAATACCCGAGGAAAAAGATGAACACGGACATTTGGCTTGTGCCGAAAACAGCATTGTTCAAAAAGCCATAGTAGCCTTAAAAAAGGAGTTGCCCGGGCTTTTGATTATTGCCGATGTATGCAACTGCGAGTACACCACGCACGGGCACTGCGGAACCATTGTTGATGGCGATGTGGAAAATGATTCAACCTTAAAAACTTTGGTTGCCCAGTCGGTTTCGCTGGCGCAGGCCGGAGCCGACATTATTGCCCCTAGCGACATGATGGACGGGAGAGTGAAAGTTATTCGGGAAGCGCTGGATGAGGCCGGTTTTTACAAAGTACCAATAATGGCCTACTCGGCAAAATTTGCATCCGGATTTTATGGGCCGTTTCGCGATGCTGCTGATAGTGCACCCGCATTTGGTAACCGTAGCACTTATCAAATGGATATTAGAAACAGCAACGAGGCCTTACGCGAAATAGAACAAGATATTGCCGAAGGTGCCGATATGGTGATGGTAAAACCCGGGCTGGCCTACCTTGACATTGTGGCGCGTGTAAAAGAAAACTTTAATATACCGGTTGTGGTTTACAACGTAAGTGGCGAATATTCGATGGTGAAAGCAGCCGCACAAAATGGCTGGATTGATGAGCAACGGGTTGTAATGGAATCGATGATTTCCTTTAAACGTGCCGGAGCCGATGTTATTCTTACCTATTGGGCAGAAACGATTGCCGACATACTGAAAGAGTAG
- a CDS encoding peptidase domain-containing ABC transporter — protein sequence MSKFPFYQQFDAMDCGPTCLRMVAKYYGKHFTTEFLRENSYITREGVSLLGISDAAEAIGMRSMGVKITFQQLKNEAPLPCIVHWGQDHFVVVHQFKKGKVCVADPAFGRIEYTEKEFCEKWISTVSGGEEKGICLLLQPTPDFYQSEDDKVKRTGFQFVFNYLKPYKKLVIQLILGFFLGSCIQLVLPFLTQSVVDIGINNQDIGFIYLVLIAQLVLFISRMSVEFIRSWILLHISTRINISIISDFLIKLMKLPLGFFDSKMIGDILQRIEDHDRIERFLTAQSIGVLFSVFSLVVFAIVLAIYSWTIFFIFILGSALYFVWIYVFMKRRRELDFKRFSKLSENQSKLIQIINGMQEIKLNNYEKQKRWEWERVQAGLFKVSVKSLSLQQYQDAGSVFINETKNILIIIISATAVVNGELTLGMMLAIQYIIGQLNTPLRQLISFMHTAQDAKISLERLAEIHDKKDESEAGKSYVRNLPENKGIVVSDLVFQYEGPRSPKVLNNIDLEIPEKKTTAIVGTSGSGKTTLIKLLLGFYPPVAGDIKIGGTRLANYSPQMWRDNCGVVMQDGFIFSDSIAKNIVVNDELIDQERLLNAVKMANIQDYIEALPLSYNTKIGQEGVGLSQGQKQRILIARAIYKSPEYLFFDEATNALDANNEKMIMENMDKFSAGKTVVVVAHRLSTVKNADQIVVLDSGEIVERGTHEELIAKQGKYYQLVKNQLELGN from the coding sequence ATGTCAAAGTTCCCGTTTTATCAACAGTTTGATGCGATGGATTGCGGCCCTACCTGCTTGCGTATGGTGGCTAAATATTACGGGAAACATTTTACCACCGAATTTCTTCGCGAGAACTCATATATTACCCGTGAGGGAGTCTCGCTGCTTGGAATTAGCGATGCGGCTGAGGCTATTGGAATGCGTTCGATGGGCGTAAAAATTACTTTTCAGCAATTAAAAAACGAAGCACCGCTGCCGTGTATTGTGCATTGGGGGCAGGATCATTTTGTTGTGGTTCACCAGTTTAAAAAAGGGAAAGTTTGCGTGGCAGATCCAGCATTTGGGCGGATTGAATACACCGAAAAGGAGTTTTGTGAAAAGTGGATTTCGACAGTTTCCGGCGGAGAGGAAAAAGGAATTTGTCTGCTTTTACAACCTACGCCCGATTTCTACCAGAGTGAAGACGACAAGGTAAAACGTACCGGGTTTCAGTTTGTTTTTAATTACCTGAAGCCGTACAAAAAACTGGTAATTCAGTTAATTCTTGGTTTCTTTTTGGGAAGCTGTATTCAACTGGTCTTGCCATTTTTAACGCAGAGTGTTGTTGATATTGGTATCAATAACCAGGACATTGGTTTTATTTACCTTGTACTTATTGCTCAACTCGTGTTGTTTATCAGCCGAATGTCGGTAGAGTTTATTCGCTCATGGATATTGTTGCACATCAGTACGCGCATTAATATTTCCATAATTTCCGACTTTCTGATCAAATTGATGAAATTGCCGCTAGGCTTTTTCGATTCAAAAATGATTGGCGATATTTTACAACGCATTGAAGATCACGACCGGATTGAGCGTTTTTTAACAGCGCAATCAATTGGGGTATTGTTCTCGGTTTTTAGCCTGGTGGTTTTTGCCATTGTGCTGGCCATTTACAGCTGGACCATATTTTTTATTTTTATACTTGGCTCGGCGCTGTATTTTGTCTGGATTTATGTTTTTATGAAACGCCGTCGCGAGCTCGATTTTAAACGTTTTAGTAAACTTTCGGAAAATCAGAGTAAACTTATCCAGATTATTAACGGCATGCAGGAAATTAAGCTGAACAACTACGAAAAGCAAAAGCGCTGGGAGTGGGAGCGTGTTCAGGCCGGGCTGTTTAAAGTTAGTGTAAAAAGCCTTTCGTTGCAGCAATATCAAGATGCCGGCTCGGTATTTATAAACGAAACAAAAAATATACTCATCATAATCATATCTGCCACAGCGGTAGTAAATGGCGAATTAACACTTGGTATGATGCTGGCCATACAATATATAATTGGGCAGCTGAATACACCCTTGCGCCAGCTCATTAGTTTTATGCATACCGCACAGGATGCTAAAATTAGTTTGGAGCGTTTGGCCGAAATTCACGATAAAAAGGATGAAAGCGAAGCCGGAAAATCGTATGTGAGAAACCTGCCCGAAAACAAAGGAATTGTTGTTAGCGATTTGGTTTTTCAATATGAAGGGCCACGTTCGCCAAAGGTGCTGAATAATATCGATCTGGAAATACCGGAAAAGAAAACAACAGCAATTGTTGGAACCAGCGGCAGCGGAAAAACGACATTAATAAAATTGTTGCTTGGTTTTTATCCGCCCGTTGCCGGCGATATTAAAATTGGAGGAACACGATTGGCCAACTATTCCCCACAAATGTGGCGCGACAACTGTGGCGTGGTAATGCAGGATGGTTTTATCTTTTCAGACAGTATTGCAAAAAATATTGTGGTAAACGACGAACTTATCGATCAGGAACGTTTATTGAATGCCGTAAAAATGGCTAATATTCAGGATTATATCGAAGCATTGCCCTTAAGTTACAACACAAAAATAGGGCAGGAAGGCGTGGGGTTAAGCCAGGGGCAGAAACAGCGAATTCTGATTGCCCGTGCCATTTATAAATCGCCGGAGTACCTGTTTTTTGATGAGGCAACCAATGCTCTTGATGCCAACAACGAGAAAATGATCATGGAAAATATGGACAAGTTCTCGGCGGGAAAAACTGTTGTTGTGGTGGCGCACCGTTTAAGCACGGTAAAAAATGCCGATCAGATTGTGGTGCTCGACTCAGGTGAAATCGTGGAGCGCGGAACACACGAAGAGCTGATTGCAAAACAAGGGAAATATTATCAACTGGTTAAAAATCAATTGGAACTGGGAAACTGA
- a CDS encoding HlyD family efflux transporter periplasmic adaptor subunit, with protein sequence MTDEQNKIEIRSGEVQEILGGVPSRIVRYGILVFVAIFSFIIIGSFVFYYPDILRSNIVVTTENPPATLVARATGKIDRLFVEDKDHVAAGQTIALIENPAEYNDVIELEKMINAVQPAFDTLHFTVSQRFNKSLQLGAVQEYYSQFLTRYDELNEFYQRNYYMLKEESYKEQLKNARILYDRLWEQKVAIDKEYQIKQRNYERQKKLLAGEVVSSTVLEQAESDMLSKKSELDGIRSTLAERQIDISELDQKIIENEKEYHDYKIQYESALIEAFNNLKSQASDWFLTYVLRSPIDGVVTFNKFYAENQNITEGDRVLTIVPEDVGEVVGKVELPVRGSGKVKEGLDVNVKFDNYPYMEYGLVRGKVKSVSLVPEDSFYMVEIVFPNGLVTNYDNELQMQSQLMGQSEIITEDLRLIQRIFNPLKALWKERVR encoded by the coding sequence ATGACTGACGAGCAAAATAAAATAGAAATTCGTTCCGGCGAAGTACAGGAGATACTTGGCGGAGTACCATCGCGCATTGTTCGTTACGGTATTCTGGTTTTTGTTGCCATTTTTTCGTTTATCATCATTGGCAGTTTCGTTTTTTACTATCCCGATATTTTGCGCTCGAATATTGTGGTTACTACCGAAAATCCACCGGCTACCTTGGTTGCCCGGGCAACAGGTAAAATCGATAGGTTGTTTGTTGAGGATAAAGATCATGTAGCCGCAGGGCAAACTATCGCTTTAATCGAAAATCCGGCAGAATATAACGATGTTATTGAGTTGGAAAAAATGATAAATGCAGTTCAGCCAGCTTTTGATACGCTTCATTTCACCGTTTCGCAGCGCTTTAATAAAAGTCTGCAATTGGGGGCAGTGCAAGAGTATTATTCGCAGTTTTTAACCCGATACGATGAGTTAAATGAATTCTATCAACGTAATTATTATATGTTGAAAGAGGAGTCGTATAAGGAGCAGTTAAAAAATGCACGGATTTTATACGACCGCCTTTGGGAGCAAAAAGTTGCCATCGATAAAGAATACCAGATTAAACAACGCAATTACGAACGCCAGAAAAAATTGCTGGCCGGAGAGGTTGTTTCTTCCACTGTTTTAGAGCAAGCTGAATCGGATATGTTGAGTAAAAAATCGGAACTCGATGGTATTCGTTCCACCTTAGCCGAGCGACAAATTGATATCAGCGAACTGGATCAGAAAATTATTGAAAACGAAAAAGAATATCACGATTATAAAATTCAATACGAGTCGGCACTGATTGAGGCTTTTAATAACCTGAAAAGTCAGGCCAGTGACTGGTTTCTGACTTATGTTTTACGATCGCCTATTGATGGGGTGGTTACCTTTAATAAGTTTTATGCCGAAAACCAGAATATTACCGAAGGCGACCGTGTTTTAACCATCGTTCCCGAAGATGTTGGTGAGGTTGTAGGCAAAGTTGAGTTGCCTGTTCGTGGATCGGGAAAAGTAAAAGAGGGGCTTGATGTTAATGTGAAATTCGACAATTACCCGTACATGGAATATGGTTTGGTTCGTGGCAAAGTAAAAAGTGTTTCGCTGGTGCCCGAAGATAGTTTTTATATGGTTGAAATCGTTTTTCCTAACGGATTGGTTACCAATTACGATAACGAGCTGCAAATGCAAAGCCAGTTAATGGGACAGTCCGAAATTATCACCGAGGACCTGCGTTTGATTCAACGTATCTTTAATCCGCTTAAAGCACTCTGGAAAGAAAGGGTGCGGTAG
- the rpsL gene encoding 30S ribosomal protein S12 — protein sequence MPTISQLVRKGRQTKVEKSKSPALDSCPQRRGVCVRVYTTTPKKPNSAMRKVARVRLTNGKEVNAYIPGEGHNLQEHSIVLVRGGRVKDLPGVRYHLIRGALDTAGVEGRLQRRSKYGAKKPKK from the coding sequence ATGCCAACTATTTCACAGTTAGTTAGAAAAGGAAGACAAACTAAAGTGGAGAAAAGTAAATCTCCGGCTTTAGATTCATGCCCACAACGTCGAGGGGTATGTGTACGTGTTTATACCACTACGCCTAAGAAACCTAACTCAGCAATGCGTAAAGTTGCAAGGGTAAGGTTAACTAATGGTAAAGAGGTGAATGCTTATATTCCAGGAGAAGGCCACAACTTGCAAGAGCACTCGATTGTACTTGTTCGTGGTGGTAGGGTAAAAGACCTTCCGGGTGTACGTTATCACTTAATTCGTGGAGCACTCGATACAGCAGGTGTTGAAGGTCGTCTTCAGCGTCGTTCGAAGTACGGTGCTAAAAAACCGAAAAAATAA